The following proteins are encoded in a genomic region of Streptomyces lunaelactis:
- a CDS encoding cellulose-binding protein: MSDTSSPFGFELVRRGYDRGQVDDRITKLVADRDSALARITALEKRIEELHLETQNAQAQVSDAEPSYAGLGARVEKILRLAEEEAKDLREEARRAAEQHRELAESAAQQVRNDAESFASERKAKAEDEGVRIVEKAKSEASTLRGEAQKDAQSKREEADALFEETRAKAAQAAADFETNLAKRREQSERDLASRQAKAEKRLAEIEHRAEQLRLEAEKLRTDAERRARQTVETAQRQAEDIVADANAKADRIRSESERELAALTNRRDSINAQLTNVREMLATLTGAAVAATSTPADDEPISRGVPAQQSR, translated from the coding sequence ATGAGCGACACTTCCTCCCCCTTCGGCTTCGAGCTCGTGCGGCGTGGTTACGACCGCGGTCAGGTGGATGACCGCATTACCAAACTCGTCGCCGACCGTGACAGTGCCCTGGCACGGATCACCGCACTGGAAAAGCGCATCGAGGAGCTCCACCTCGAGACGCAGAACGCCCAGGCCCAGGTCAGCGACGCGGAGCCGTCGTACGCCGGGCTCGGTGCGCGCGTCGAGAAGATCCTCCGCCTCGCCGAGGAGGAGGCGAAGGACCTGCGCGAGGAGGCCCGTCGCGCGGCCGAGCAGCACCGTGAGCTCGCCGAGTCCGCCGCGCAGCAGGTGCGCAACGACGCCGAGTCGTTCGCGTCCGAGCGCAAGGCGAAGGCCGAGGACGAGGGCGTCCGCATCGTCGAGAAGGCGAAGAGCGAGGCCTCTACACTGCGGGGCGAGGCCCAGAAGGACGCGCAGTCGAAGCGCGAGGAGGCGGACGCGCTCTTCGAGGAGACCCGCGCCAAGGCCGCCCAGGCCGCCGCGGACTTCGAGACGAACCTCGCCAAGCGCCGCGAGCAGTCCGAGCGTGACCTGGCTTCGCGTCAGGCGAAGGCGGAGAAGCGCCTGGCGGAGATCGAGCACCGCGCGGAGCAGCTGCGCCTGGAGGCCGAGAAGCTGCGTACGGACGCGGAGCGTCGCGCCCGTCAGACGGTGGAGACCGCGCAGCGCCAGGCCGAGGACATCGTGGCCGACGCGAACGCCAAGGCCGACCGGATCCGCAGCGAATCGGAGCGCGAGCTGGCGGCGCTCACCAACCGCCGCGACTCGATCAACGCGCAGCTGACCAACGTCCGCGAGATGCTGGCCACGCTGACCGGTGCGGCTGTGGCCGCCACCAGCACCCCTGCCGACGACGAGCCGATCTCGCGCGGCGTCCCGGCGCAGCAGTCCCGCTGA
- the scy gene encoding polarized growth protein Scy gives MRGYERQESHRADDDHLSRFEAEMDRLKTEREKAVQHAEDLGYQVEVLRAKLHEARRNLASRPAYDSADIGYQAEQLLRNAQIQADQLRTDAERELRDARAQTQRILQEHAEHQARLQAELHSEANQRRQRLDQELAERRQTVESHVNENVAWAEQLRARTESQARRLLDESRAEAEQALAAARAEATRVAEEARQRLGSEAQAARSEAEATLLRARKDAERLLNAASNQAHEATSHAEQLRSSTSAESDQARQQAAELSRAAEQRIQQAEEKLREARAESEKLLTEAKESASKQVASAESVNEQRTRTAKAEIARLVGEATKESEALKAEAEEKIREARAEAEKLVAAATETAKTVAAEDSAAHLAKAARTAEDVLTRASEDAKGTTRAASEEAERIRREAEAEADRLRGEAAEQADQLKGAAKDDTEEYRAKTVELQEEARRLRGEAEQLRAEAVAEGERIRGEARREAVQQIEEAASTAEELLTKARTNADEMRSAATTDSQRVRTEAIERATTLRKQAEETLERTRAEAERLRGEAEEQGEAVKTAAEEAAAALREETERGVAARQAEAADELTRLHTEAESRLTAAEQGLTDSRAEGERIRREAAEETERLRGEAAERIRTLQAQAEQEAERLRDDAAADASTTRAEAETVAVRLRSDAAAEAERLKSEAQESADRMRAEAAAAADRVGAEAAEALAAAQEEANRRRREAEETLDSARSEANQERERAREQSEELLASARNRVEEAQTEAQRLVEEADRRATEMVSAAEQTAQQVRDSVNGLHEQAEQDIAGLRSAAEHAADRTRTEAQEEADRVRADAYAERERATEDASRLRARAQEETDAANALAERTLGEAITESERLRADTAEYAQRVRTEAADARASAEQDASRARAEAREDANRIRSDAAAQADRLIGEASGESERLRTEAAEALATAEQAKVEAEADAERLHAGIRADGEQILDEARQAADKRRGDAAAQADQLISEASGEAERLRAEAAETVGSAQQAAERIKSEAQKVKAEAEDAAERMRAEARQEAERTVDEAREAAAKRRADAAEQADQLINKAQEEALRAATEAEEQADTMVGAARKEADRLVAEATVEGNTRVEKARTDADELLVGARRDSTAIRERGEELRTRIEAEVEELHERARRETSEQLRSAGERVDNLVKAATEQRAEAEAKAKELLSDANSEASKVRIAAVRKAEGLLKEAAQKKAELVREAERVKAESDDEAERTVAEGKRELDVLVRRREDIQAEISRVQDVLEALESFEAPSGGSKESGVKAGATAGVTRSSGKSSES, from the coding sequence GTGCGGGGCTACGAACGCCAGGAGAGCCACCGAGCTGACGACGACCACCTCTCGCGGTTCGAAGCCGAGATGGACCGGCTGAAGACCGAGCGGGAGAAGGCCGTCCAGCATGCCGAGGACCTCGGCTACCAGGTCGAGGTATTGCGCGCCAAGCTCCACGAGGCGCGCCGCAACCTCGCCTCTCGTCCTGCCTACGACAGCGCCGACATCGGCTACCAGGCCGAACAGCTGCTCCGCAATGCCCAGATCCAGGCCGACCAGCTGCGCACCGACGCCGAGCGCGAGCTGCGCGACGCCCGCGCGCAGACGCAGCGCATCCTCCAGGAGCACGCCGAGCACCAGGCCCGGCTCCAGGCCGAGCTGCACTCCGAGGCGAACCAGCGCCGCCAGCGCCTCGACCAGGAGCTGGCCGAGCGCCGGCAGACCGTCGAGTCGCACGTCAACGAGAACGTCGCCTGGGCGGAGCAGCTGCGCGCCCGCACCGAATCGCAGGCCCGCCGGCTGCTCGACGAGTCCCGCGCCGAGGCCGAGCAGGCGCTGGCCGCCGCCCGCGCCGAGGCCACCCGCGTCGCCGAGGAGGCCCGTCAGCGGCTCGGTTCCGAGGCCCAGGCCGCCCGCTCCGAAGCCGAAGCGACCCTGCTGCGCGCCCGCAAGGACGCCGAGCGCCTGCTGAACGCCGCGTCCAACCAGGCGCACGAGGCCACCTCCCACGCCGAGCAGCTGCGCTCCTCCACCTCCGCCGAGTCCGACCAGGCCCGCCAGCAGGCCGCCGAACTGAGCCGGGCGGCCGAGCAGCGGATCCAGCAGGCCGAGGAGAAGCTGCGCGAGGCCCGCGCGGAATCCGAGAAGCTGCTCACCGAGGCCAAGGAGTCGGCGTCCAAGCAGGTCGCGTCCGCCGAATCCGTCAATGAGCAGCGCACCCGTACCGCCAAGGCGGAGATCGCCAGGCTGGTCGGCGAGGCCACCAAGGAGTCCGAGGCGCTCAAGGCGGAGGCCGAGGAGAAGATCCGCGAGGCCCGCGCCGAGGCGGAGAAGCTGGTCGCCGCCGCGACCGAGACGGCCAAGACGGTCGCGGCCGAGGACTCCGCGGCGCACCTCGCCAAGGCTGCCCGTACCGCCGAGGACGTCCTGACCAGGGCCTCCGAGGACGCCAAGGGCACCACCCGCGCGGCGAGCGAGGAGGCCGAGCGGATCCGCCGCGAGGCCGAGGCCGAGGCGGACCGGCTGCGTGGCGAGGCCGCCGAGCAGGCCGACCAGCTCAAGGGCGCGGCCAAGGACGACACCGAGGAGTACCGCGCCAAGACCGTCGAGCTGCAGGAGGAGGCGCGCCGGCTGCGCGGCGAGGCCGAGCAGCTGCGCGCCGAGGCGGTCGCCGAGGGCGAGCGGATCCGCGGCGAGGCCCGCCGCGAGGCCGTCCAGCAGATCGAGGAGGCGGCAAGCACCGCCGAGGAGCTGCTGACCAAGGCGCGCACGAACGCCGACGAGATGCGTTCGGCCGCGACCACCGACAGCCAGCGTGTCCGTACGGAGGCGATCGAGCGGGCCACGACGCTGCGCAAGCAGGCCGAGGAGACGCTGGAGCGCACCCGTGCCGAGGCCGAGCGGCTGCGCGGTGAGGCCGAGGAGCAGGGCGAGGCCGTCAAGACCGCGGCCGAGGAGGCCGCGGCCGCACTGCGCGAGGAGACCGAGCGCGGTGTCGCGGCCCGGCAGGCCGAGGCCGCTGACGAACTGACCCGGCTGCACACCGAGGCCGAGTCGCGTCTCACCGCCGCCGAGCAGGGACTCACCGACTCCCGCGCCGAGGGTGAGCGGATCCGCCGCGAGGCCGCCGAGGAGACGGAGCGGCTGCGCGGCGAGGCCGCCGAGCGGATCCGTACACTCCAGGCGCAGGCCGAGCAGGAGGCCGAGCGGCTGCGCGACGATGCCGCGGCCGACGCCTCGACCACCCGCGCCGAGGCCGAGACCGTCGCGGTACGGCTGCGCAGCGACGCCGCCGCCGAGGCGGAGCGGCTCAAGAGCGAGGCGCAGGAGAGCGCCGACCGGATGCGGGCGGAGGCCGCGGCCGCCGCCGACCGGGTCGGCGCGGAGGCCGCCGAGGCGCTCGCCGCCGCCCAGGAGGAGGCCAACCGCCGCCGCCGGGAGGCCGAGGAGACCCTCGACTCCGCGCGCAGCGAGGCGAATCAGGAGCGCGAGCGGGCCCGCGAGCAGAGCGAGGAGCTGCTGGCCTCCGCCCGCAACCGGGTCGAGGAGGCACAGACCGAGGCGCAGCGGCTGGTCGAGGAGGCCGACCGCCGTGCCACCGAGATGGTCTCCGCCGCCGAGCAGACCGCCCAGCAGGTACGGGACTCCGTCAACGGCCTCCATGAGCAGGCCGAGCAGGACATCGCCGGGCTGCGCTCCGCCGCCGAGCACGCCGCCGACCGCACCAGGACCGAGGCGCAGGAGGAGGCGGACCGGGTCCGCGCCGACGCGTACGCCGAGCGGGAGCGGGCCACCGAGGACGCGAGCCGGCTGCGCGCCAGGGCCCAGGAGGAGACCGACGCGGCCAACGCGCTCGCCGAGCGGACCCTCGGGGAAGCGATCACCGAGTCCGAGCGGCTGCGCGCCGACACCGCCGAGTACGCCCAGCGGGTACGTACGGAGGCGGCGGACGCCCGCGCGTCCGCCGAGCAGGACGCCTCGCGCGCCCGCGCGGAGGCCCGCGAGGACGCCAACCGCATCCGTTCCGACGCCGCCGCCCAGGCCGACCGGCTCATCGGCGAGGCGTCGGGCGAGAGCGAGCGACTGCGTACGGAAGCGGCCGAGGCGCTGGCCACCGCCGAGCAGGCCAAGGTGGAGGCCGAGGCCGACGCCGAGCGGCTGCACGCCGGGATCCGGGCCGACGGCGAGCAGATCCTCGACGAAGCGCGCCAGGCCGCCGACAAGCGCCGCGGCGACGCGGCCGCCCAGGCCGACCAGCTGATCTCCGAGGCGAGCGGTGAGGCGGAGCGCCTGCGCGCCGAGGCAGCGGAGACGGTGGGCTCCGCCCAGCAGGCCGCCGAGCGCATCAAGTCCGAGGCCCAGAAGGTCAAGGCGGAGGCCGAGGACGCGGCCGAGCGGATGCGGGCGGAGGCCAGGCAGGAGGCCGAGCGTACGGTGGACGAGGCGCGCGAGGCCGCGGCCAAGCGCCGCGCGGACGCCGCCGAGCAGGCCGACCAGCTCATCAACAAGGCTCAGGAGGAGGCGCTGCGCGCGGCCACCGAGGCCGAGGAGCAGGCCGACACGATGGTGGGCGCGGCCCGCAAGGAGGCCGACCGGCTGGTCGCCGAGGCGACGGTCGAGGGCAACACCCGGGTCGAGAAGGCCCGTACGGACGCCGACGAGCTGCTTGTCGGCGCGCGCCGGGACTCCACCGCCATCAGGGAGCGCGGCGAGGAGCTGCGGACCCGGATCGAGGCCGAGGTCGAGGAGCTGCACGAGCGCGCCCGCCGGGAGACCTCCGAGCAGCTGAGGTCGGCGGGCGAGCGCGTCGACAATCTCGTGAAGGCCGCCACCGAGCAGCGGGCCGAGGCCGAGGCGAAGGCCAAGGAGTTGCTGTCCGACGCCAATTCGGAGGCGAGCAAGGTCCGGATCGCCGCCGTGCGCAAGGCTGAGGGGCTCCTCAAGGAGGCCGCGCAGAAGAAGGCCGAGCTGGTCCGGGAGGCGGAGCGGGTCAAGGCGGAGTCCGACGACGAGGCCGAGCGCACGGTCGCCGAGGGCAAGCGGGAGCTGGATGTGCTGGTGCGCCGCCGGGAGGACATCCAGGCCGAGATCTCCCGTGTCCAGGATGTACTTGAGGCGTTGGAGTCTTTCGAGGCACCGTCCGGGGGTAGCAAGGAGAGCGGCGTCAAAGCGGGCGCAACAGCGGGGGTTACACGTTCGAGTGGCAAGTCATCCGAGAGCTAG
- the mce gene encoding methylmalonyl-CoA epimerase, producing the protein MLTRIDHIGIACTDLDKTVEFYRATYGFEVFHTEVNEEQGVREAMLKINETSDGGASYLQLLEPTREDSAVGKWLAKNGEGVHHIAFGTADVDGEAQSIRDKGVRVLYDEPRIGSMGSRITFLHPKDCHGVLTELVTSATEH; encoded by the coding sequence ATGCTGACGCGAATCGACCACATCGGGATCGCCTGTACCGACCTTGACAAGACGGTGGAGTTCTACCGGGCCACGTACGGCTTCGAGGTCTTCCACACCGAGGTCAACGAGGAGCAGGGCGTACGCGAAGCCATGCTCAAGATCAATGAGACGTCCGACGGCGGCGCCTCCTACCTGCAGCTCCTGGAGCCCACCCGCGAGGACTCGGCCGTCGGGAAGTGGCTGGCCAAGAACGGTGAGGGGGTCCACCACATCGCCTTCGGCACCGCCGATGTGGACGGGGAAGCGCAGTCGATCCGGGACAAGGGCGTACGTGTCCTGTACGACGAGCCGCGTATCGGTTCCATGGGTTCCCGTATCACGTTTCTCCACCCCAAGGACTGCCACGGCGTTCTCACCGAACTCGTCACCTCTGCAACGGAGCACTGA
- a CDS encoding acetyl-CoA C-acetyltransferase, with translation MSGTTGTTSVIVAGARTPMGRLLGSLKSFSGADLGGFAIKAALDRAGIGGDQVQYVIMGQVLQAGAGQIPARQAAVKGGIPMSVPALTVNKVCLSGLDAIALADQLIRAGEFDVIVAGGQESMTNAPHLLPKSREGYKYGAIEMLDAMAYDGLTDAFENVAMGESTEKHNTRLGIARPAQDEIAALSHQRAAAAQKNGVFEAEITPIEIPQRKGDPVIFAKDEGIRAETTVESLGRLRPAFAKDGTITAGTASQISDGAAAVVVMSKAKAEELGLEWIAEIGAHGNVAGPDNSLQSQPSNAIQHALRKEGIGVEDLDLIEINEAFAAVAVQSMKDLGVSPEKVNVNGGAIALGHPIGMSGARVVLHLALELKRRGGGTGAAALCGGGGQGDALIVRVPGNGK, from the coding sequence ATGTCTGGAACGACCGGTACCACCTCAGTGATTGTTGCGGGCGCTCGTACGCCCATGGGCAGGCTGCTCGGCTCGCTCAAGTCCTTCTCCGGTGCCGACCTCGGCGGCTTCGCCATCAAGGCGGCCCTGGACCGGGCCGGTATCGGCGGTGATCAGGTGCAGTACGTGATCATGGGCCAGGTGCTGCAGGCCGGCGCGGGGCAGATCCCGGCCCGCCAGGCCGCCGTCAAGGGCGGCATCCCGATGAGCGTCCCCGCGCTCACCGTCAACAAGGTCTGTCTCTCGGGGCTCGACGCGATCGCGCTGGCCGACCAGCTGATCCGCGCCGGTGAGTTCGATGTGATCGTCGCGGGCGGTCAGGAGTCGATGACCAACGCGCCGCATCTGCTGCCGAAGTCCCGCGAGGGCTACAAGTACGGCGCGATCGAGATGCTCGACGCGATGGCGTACGACGGTCTGACCGACGCCTTCGAGAACGTCGCCATGGGCGAGTCCACGGAGAAGCACAACACCCGGCTCGGCATCGCCCGTCCGGCGCAGGACGAGATCGCGGCGCTCTCCCACCAGCGGGCCGCGGCCGCGCAGAAGAACGGCGTCTTCGAGGCGGAGATCACGCCCATCGAGATCCCGCAGCGCAAGGGCGATCCGGTGATCTTCGCCAAGGACGAGGGCATCCGCGCCGAGACGACGGTGGAGTCGCTCGGCAGGCTGCGTCCCGCGTTCGCCAAGGACGGCACCATCACGGCCGGTACCGCCTCGCAGATCTCCGACGGAGCCGCCGCGGTCGTGGTGATGAGCAAGGCCAAGGCCGAGGAGCTGGGCCTGGAGTGGATCGCGGAGATCGGCGCCCACGGCAACGTGGCCGGCCCGGACAACTCCCTCCAGTCGCAGCCCTCCAACGCCATCCAGCACGCGCTCCGCAAGGAGGGCATCGGCGTCGAGGACCTCGACCTCATCGAGATCAACGAGGCGTTCGCCGCGGTCGCCGTGCAGTCAATGAAGGATCTCGGGGTATCCCCGGAAAAGGTGAATGTCAACGGCGGGGCGATCGCCCTCGGACACCCGATCGGCATGTCCGGCGCGCGGGTGGTCCTGCACCTGGCGCTGGAGCTGAAGCGCCGGGGCGGCGGCACCGGGGCGGCGGCGCTGTGCGGCGGTGGCGGCCAGGGTGACGCTCTGATCGTCCGCGTTCCGGGCAACGGCAAGTAA
- the meaB gene encoding methylmalonyl Co-A mutase-associated GTPase MeaB encodes MVDVPQLVAQAREGRPRAVARLISLVEGASPQLREVMAALAPLAGGAYVVGLTGSPGVGKSTSTSGLVSAYRRAGKRVGVLAVDPSSPFSGGALLGDRVRMSDHASDPGVYIRSMATRGHLGGLAWAAPQAIRVLDAAGCDVILVETVGVGQSEVEIASQADTSVVLLAPGMGDGIQAAKAGILEIGDVYVVNKADRDGADATARELNHMLGLGESRGPGDWRPPIVKTVAARGEGIDEVVEALEKHRAWMEEHGVLAERRARRAAGEVETIAVTALRSRIGDLHGDRRLGALAERIVAGELDPYTAADELVAGITQA; translated from the coding sequence ATGGTGGACGTCCCCCAGCTGGTTGCCCAGGCGAGAGAGGGCCGGCCGAGGGCCGTGGCCCGGCTGATCTCACTCGTCGAGGGGGCGTCCCCGCAGCTGCGCGAGGTGATGGCGGCGCTGGCTCCGCTGGCGGGCGGGGCGTACGTCGTCGGTCTGACCGGTTCGCCGGGTGTCGGCAAGTCGACTTCGACGTCGGGCCTGGTGTCGGCGTACCGGCGGGCCGGGAAGCGGGTCGGCGTCCTGGCCGTCGACCCGTCCTCGCCCTTCTCGGGCGGGGCGCTGCTCGGCGACCGGGTCCGGATGTCGGACCATGCGTCCGACCCCGGTGTCTACATCCGCTCGATGGCCACGCGTGGGCATCTGGGCGGTCTGGCGTGGGCCGCCCCGCAGGCGATCCGTGTGCTGGACGCGGCCGGCTGCGACGTGATCCTCGTCGAGACGGTGGGCGTGGGTCAGTCGGAGGTGGAGATCGCCTCCCAGGCGGACACCTCGGTGGTGCTGCTGGCGCCCGGCATGGGTGACGGCATCCAGGCGGCGAAGGCGGGCATCCTCGAGATCGGCGATGTGTACGTCGTCAACAAGGCGGACCGGGACGGTGCGGATGCCACGGCCCGCGAGCTGAACCACATGCTGGGCCTGGGCGAGTCCCGCGGCCCCGGCGACTGGCGGCCGCCGATCGTGAAGACGGTCGCCGCTCGGGGCGAGGGCATCGACGAGGTCGTCGAGGCGCTGGAGAAGCACCGGGCCTGGATGGAGGAGCACGGTGTCCTCGCCGAACGCCGGGCCCGCCGCGCGGCCGGCGAGGTGGAGACGATCGCGGTGACGGCGCTGCGCTCCCGCATCGGCGATCTGCACGGTGACCGGCGCCTGGGGGCGCTGGCGGAGCGGATCGTGGCGGGGGAGCTGGACCCGTACACGGCGGCGGACGAGCTGGTGGCGGGCATCACGCAGGCCTGA
- a CDS encoding MarR family winged helix-turn-helix transcriptional regulator, which yields METETATRWLTDAEQCAWRTYLDVNRLLTYQLEKDLQPFGLTNNDYEILVNLSESPDRRMRMSDLATATLQSKSRLSHQITRMENAGLVRRENCESDRRGLYAVLTDGGTETMQKVAPHHVASVRKHFIDMLTPEALADLRESLGPVAEHLRGQRGKL from the coding sequence ATGGAGACCGAGACGGCCACCCGCTGGCTTACCGATGCAGAGCAGTGCGCCTGGCGCACCTATCTGGACGTCAACCGACTGCTGACGTACCAGTTGGAGAAGGATCTCCAGCCGTTCGGCCTGACGAACAACGACTACGAGATCCTGGTCAACCTCTCCGAGTCGCCGGACCGGCGGATGCGGATGAGCGACCTCGCCACTGCGACGCTCCAGTCCAAGAGCCGGCTCTCCCACCAGATCACCCGCATGGAGAACGCCGGGCTGGTCCGCCGGGAGAACTGCGAGTCGGACCGGCGCGGTCTGTACGCGGTCCTGACCGACGGGGGCACGGAGACGATGCAGAAGGTCGCGCCACACCATGTCGCGTCCGTACGCAAGCACTTCATCGACATGTTGACGCCGGAGGCGCTGGCGGATCTACGCGAGTCACTGGGTCCGGTCGCGGAGCATCTGCGCGGGCAGCGCGGCAAGTTGTAA
- a CDS encoding AIM24 family protein produces the protein MTLPSDDSVNAYTFCVELKSSQWFLQKGKMIAYYGRIDFNGIGHGRLDRLLRTSFHSPLHASDWVVAEGSGKMLLADRAFDVNSYDLDNGNLTIRSGNLLAYQPTLALKQSIVPGFLTLIGTGKFVAASNGPVVFMEPPIRVDPQALVGWADCPSPCHHYDHGYMTGLMGGLRAMTGIGGASGEEHQFEFVGAGTVLLQSTEVLMAEQATGAVPAQAGVPGGHGGAGAPGQPGATPRLPGQLGDLQRRFGL, from the coding sequence ATGACGCTGCCGAGCGACGACAGTGTCAATGCGTACACCTTCTGCGTGGAGCTCAAATCCAGCCAGTGGTTCCTGCAGAAGGGGAAGATGATCGCCTACTACGGGCGCATCGACTTCAACGGCATCGGCCACGGCCGGCTCGACCGGCTGCTGCGGACCTCCTTCCACTCGCCGCTGCACGCGAGCGACTGGGTGGTGGCGGAGGGCAGCGGCAAGATGCTGCTCGCCGACCGCGCCTTCGATGTGAACTCGTACGACCTGGACAACGGCAATCTGACGATCCGCTCCGGGAATCTGCTGGCCTACCAGCCGACACTGGCGCTGAAGCAGTCGATCGTGCCGGGCTTTCTGACCCTGATCGGTACGGGGAAGTTCGTCGCCGCGTCCAACGGTCCCGTCGTCTTCATGGAGCCGCCGATCCGGGTGGATCCGCAGGCGCTGGTGGGCTGGGCGGACTGCCCTTCGCCCTGCCACCACTACGACCACGGCTATATGACCGGCCTGATGGGCGGGCTGCGCGCGATGACCGGGATCGGCGGGGCGTCGGGCGAGGAGCACCAGTTCGAGTTCGTCGGGGCCGGCACCGTACTGCTGCAGTCGACAGAGGTGCTGATGGCCGAGCAGGCGACGGGCGCGGTCCCGGCGCAGGCGGGCGTGCCCGGGGGCCACGGCGGGGCCGGAGCCCCTGGTCAACCCGGGGCCACACCGCGTCTTCCCGGCCAGCTTGGGGACCTCCAGCGTCGCTTCGGCCTGTGA